From a region of the Besnoitia besnoiti strain Bb-Ger1 chromosome I, whole genome shotgun sequence genome:
- a CDS encoding hypothetical protein (encoded by transcript BESB_001390), with product MPSAAPSHRSLSFLGQISIRVAIESTAVDVLSPDPSGEDNLECLLALAQDESRRLLCHTQQEATDAEYRVRITGVVVAASDDIRQQREWGTLRVLRTFNSMPLLPEDAPVCAIDRVTREFLETKGPRFGLITKKRQRKSSSAAKDAIAAPVESAVPSLHATAAYDRLLQAAHSHRVWLAKRASWSEIFLVVSVQSDTSCFGTLCKTYLRESPSLTANVIRALTAVFEDLKAQAPAAFMSAAEIEMKDAREIYIPQLAQSIAHIIYRSDNEEFKNASFMILSMRREARCSVAPRAGSRVTASEPSEDTTPSAKRKKTSSTLDNLTEKLQALIL from the exons ATGCCTTCGGCGGCTCCGTCGCACCGCAGCCTGTCATTTCTGGGCCAGATCTCAATTCGGGTTGCAATCGAGTCCACGGCTGTTGACGTACTTAGCCCCGACCCTAGCGGAGAGGATAATCTAGAGTGCCTCCTGGCTCTAGCGCAAGAcgagtcgcggcgcctcctctgtcaTACTCAGCAGGAGGCCACCGATGCGGAATACCGTGTTCGGATAACTGGGGTCGTCGTTGCCGCCTCAGACGACATTCGGCAACAGAGGGAGTGGGGTACACTCCGAGTTTTGCGGACTTTCAACTCCATGCCGCTTCTGCCCGAAGACGCACCTGTCTGCGCGATCGACAGAGTCACCAG AGAGTTTCTTGAGACAAAAGGTCCTCGTTTCGGACTGATCACAAAGAAAAGGCAGCGGAAgtcctccagcgcggcgaaAGACGCCATCGCGGCTCCCGTTGAATCGGCGGTTCCATCTCTACATGCCACCGCAGCTTATGATCGCCTTCTCCAG GCAGCGCACTCTCACCGGGTGTGGCTGGCTAAGAGGGCATCATGGTCCGAAATATTCTTG GTCGTTAGCGTCCAAAGTGATACTTCGTGTTTTGGCACCTTATGCAAAACCTACCTGAGA GAGTCGCCGTCGCTTACGGCTAACGTGATCCGGGCTTTGACAGCAGTGTTTGAAGACCTCAAGGCtcaggcgcctgcagctttCATGTCAGCTGCTGAGATAGAA AtgaaagacgcgcgcgaaatCTACATTCCGCAGCTAGCGCAATCGATTGCGCATATCATTTACCGCTCTGACAACGAAGAATTCAAGAACGCATCGTTCATGATCCTTTCCATgagaagagaagcgcgaTGCTCGGTGGCACCCCGTGCCG GCAGTCGAGTGACTGCCAGCGAGCCAAGCGAAGACACGACGCCTTCGGCGAAACGCAAGAAGACAAGCAGCACACTTGACAACCTCACAGAaaagctgcaggcgctcaTTCTGTGA